One part of the Nocardioides zeae genome encodes these proteins:
- a CDS encoding PP2C family protein-serine/threonine phosphatase — MTSSLDDPLDDPLAVADGADETLESALERVRTLMDAQTATVLLLDVPSGKLRPAAAIGFGRRWRTASHVALGEGFAGRIAATRTAQVVDLAAGATVVNPLLLTSGVASLLGVPLLSRGRLLGVVHVGYHQRRSFSSEDVADLELAAASVVRTIETHDAHDAHLSALVLQRSFLPTLRDVDGLEMAARYLPADGDFGGDWYDVFPLPGGRLGVVMGDVMGHGLQASIVMGRLRSVLRAHALEEDDPAVVLRLLDRTLCHFEEGTTATVLYAVTAPPFAELRVSNAGHPPPVRARVGGVEGAAIEPDPLLGFDPDARRTTTVLDLAPGEALALFTDGLVDLPAHDDGQDPYWERLSRIAQSFSAEDHPETACTRILAETVGDDGTEDDVALLVLRRPPD, encoded by the coding sequence ATGACCTCCTCCCTCGACGACCCCCTCGACGACCCCCTCGCCGTCGCCGACGGCGCCGACGAGACGCTCGAGTCGGCGCTCGAGCGCGTGCGCACGCTCATGGACGCGCAGACCGCCACCGTGCTGCTGCTCGACGTGCCGTCCGGCAAGCTGCGGCCCGCGGCCGCGATCGGGTTCGGCCGCCGCTGGCGCACCGCCTCCCACGTGGCGCTCGGCGAGGGCTTCGCGGGGCGCATCGCGGCGACGCGCACCGCCCAGGTCGTCGACCTCGCCGCGGGAGCCACGGTCGTCAACCCGTTGCTCCTCACCAGCGGCGTCGCCAGCCTCCTCGGCGTACCGCTGCTGTCGCGCGGGCGGCTGCTCGGGGTGGTCCACGTCGGCTACCACCAGCGGCGCTCGTTCAGCAGCGAGGACGTCGCCGACCTGGAGCTCGCCGCCGCGAGCGTCGTCCGCACCATCGAGACCCACGACGCCCACGACGCGCACCTGTCGGCCCTCGTGCTCCAGCGCAGCTTCCTGCCCACCCTCCGCGACGTGGACGGCCTCGAGATGGCGGCGCGGTACCTGCCGGCGGACGGTGACTTCGGCGGGGACTGGTACGACGTGTTCCCGCTCCCGGGCGGCCGCCTCGGCGTCGTGATGGGCGACGTCATGGGGCACGGGCTCCAGGCCTCGATCGTCATGGGTCGGCTGCGCAGCGTGCTGCGGGCGCACGCCCTCGAGGAGGACGACCCGGCCGTCGTGCTCCGGCTCCTCGACCGGACGCTGTGCCACTTCGAGGAGGGGACGACGGCGACGGTGCTCTACGCCGTGACCGCTCCGCCGTTCGCCGAGCTGCGCGTCAGCAACGCCGGCCACCCGCCGCCGGTCCGCGCGCGGGTCGGTGGCGTCGAGGGCGCGGCGATCGAGCCCGACCCGCTCCTCGGCTTCGACCCGGACGCCCGGCGCACCACGACGGTGCTGGACCTGGCGCCCGGGGAGGCGCTGGCGCTGTTCACCGACGGGCTGGTCGACCTCCCGGCCCACGACGACGGGCAGGACCCCTACTGGGAGCGGCTGTCCCGCATCGCCCAGTCGTTCTCCGCCGAGGACCACCCCGAGACCGCGTGCACGCGGATCCTGGCGGAGACGGTCGGCGACGACGGCACCGAGGACGACGTGGCCCTGCTCGTGCTCCGGCGGCCGCCGGACTAG
- a CDS encoding bile acid:sodium symporter family protein: protein MDDSLLTIGLPIALAVIMFGLGLTLTVGDFLRIGRDPKPVVLSLGAQLLLLPAICFGLVLAFDLEPLLAVGMMLLAASPGGTTASLFAHLFRGDVALNITLTAVNSVIAIVTLPLVVNLALGYFEPGGPESLGLQLGKTVQVFAIVLVPVLAGMAVRTSAPAFADRADRPVRIASAVVLVVVIVGALLADENVGDYLAQVGVVTTLFCAISLTLGYLVPRAAGIDARQSLSSCFEVGLHNSTLAITIALGVLGNETLAVPAAVYGVLMFPLAVVAGTVLRRRVAREPEPAQMA, encoded by the coding sequence ATGGACGACTCGCTCCTGACCATCGGCCTGCCGATCGCCCTGGCCGTCATCATGTTCGGCCTGGGGCTGACGCTGACGGTCGGCGACTTCCTCCGGATCGGGCGGGACCCCAAGCCGGTGGTGCTCTCGCTGGGGGCCCAGCTGCTCCTCCTGCCCGCGATCTGCTTCGGCCTCGTGCTCGCCTTCGACCTCGAGCCGCTGCTGGCGGTGGGGATGATGCTGCTCGCCGCGTCGCCGGGCGGCACGACGGCCAGCCTGTTCGCCCACCTCTTCCGGGGCGACGTCGCCCTCAACATCACCCTGACGGCCGTCAACTCCGTCATCGCGATCGTGACGTTGCCCCTCGTGGTCAACCTGGCGCTGGGCTACTTCGAGCCCGGTGGGCCCGAGTCCCTCGGCCTCCAGCTCGGGAAGACGGTGCAGGTCTTCGCGATCGTGCTCGTGCCGGTGCTCGCCGGCATGGCGGTGCGCACCAGCGCGCCGGCGTTCGCCGACCGCGCCGACCGTCCGGTGCGCATCGCGTCGGCCGTGGTGCTCGTCGTCGTCATCGTCGGTGCGCTGCTCGCCGACGAGAACGTGGGTGACTACCTCGCGCAGGTCGGGGTCGTCACGACCCTCTTCTGCGCGATCAGCCTGACCCTGGGCTACCTCGTCCCGCGGGCGGCGGGGATCGACGCCCGCCAGTCGCTCTCGTCGTGCTTCGAGGTCGGTCTGCACAACAGCACCCTCGCCATCACCATCGCCCTCGGCGTGCTGGGCAACGAGACGCTGGCGGTGCCGGCCGCGGTCTACGGCGTGCTCATGTTCCCGCTCGCCGTGGTGGCCGGAACCGTGCTGCGCCGACGGGTCGCACGCGAGCCGGAACCGGCGCAGATGGCCTAG
- a CDS encoding ADP-ribosylglycohydrolase family protein, protein MDPTSAQIDRAAGVLVASAAGDALGAGYEFDSAPLPPPGEAPRMIGGGLGGFAPGEWTDDTAQAVAIAEVAATGADLRTEAALDAIAQRFADWYAASPPDVGIQTRAVLEAAGRHPTAATMRAAADAVHARTGRSAGNGSLMRTAPVALAHLDDPAALVTAAYAVSALTHHDPLAGEAAATWCLLVRHAVLDGTLDGARDELGHLPEDARRRWLAMLDEAEAQDPRTFTSNSWAGGALQAAWSSVVRTPVPVDRPADHLQHALATAIRIGGDTDTVAAIAGALLGARWGAAAVPTAWARLLHGWPGDGPAEGPGAAGLVALARRTVRGDGAD, encoded by the coding sequence ATGGACCCGACGTCCGCGCAGATCGACCGCGCCGCGGGGGTGCTGGTCGCGAGCGCTGCGGGCGACGCGCTGGGGGCGGGCTACGAGTTCGACTCCGCGCCCCTGCCTCCCCCCGGGGAGGCGCCCCGCATGATCGGGGGCGGTCTCGGCGGCTTCGCTCCGGGGGAGTGGACCGACGACACCGCGCAGGCAGTCGCGATCGCCGAGGTGGCGGCCACCGGGGCCGACCTGCGCACCGAGGCCGCGCTCGACGCGATCGCCCAACGCTTCGCCGACTGGTACGCCGCGAGCCCGCCCGACGTCGGCATCCAGACGCGCGCGGTGCTCGAGGCGGCGGGCCGGCACCCGACGGCGGCGACGATGCGTGCCGCCGCCGACGCCGTGCACGCGCGCACGGGGCGGTCGGCCGGCAACGGCTCCCTGATGCGCACCGCGCCGGTGGCCCTCGCGCACCTCGACGACCCGGCGGCGCTCGTCACCGCGGCGTACGCCGTCAGCGCCCTCACCCACCACGACCCCCTCGCCGGGGAGGCCGCGGCCACCTGGTGCCTCCTCGTGCGGCACGCGGTGCTGGACGGCACGCTCGACGGCGCCCGGGACGAGCTGGGCCACCTGCCGGAGGACGCTCGCCGCCGCTGGCTGGCGATGCTGGACGAGGCGGAGGCCCAGGACCCGCGCACCTTCACCAGCAACTCCTGGGCCGGTGGGGCGCTGCAGGCGGCGTGGTCGTCGGTGGTGCGCACGCCCGTGCCCGTCGACCGCCCCGCGGACCACCTGCAGCACGCCCTCGCCACGGCGATCCGGATCGGTGGCGACACCGACACCGTGGCCGCGATCGCCGGCGCACTGCTCGGTGCGCGCTGGGGAGCGGCGGCGGTGCCCACCGCGTGGGCCCGCCTGCTGCACGGGTGGCCGGGCGACGGGCCGGCCGAAGGGCCCGGCGCCGCAGGCCTCGTCGCGCTCGCGCGGCGCACCGTGCGGGGCGATGGGGCAGACTGA
- the tyrS gene encoding tyrosine--tRNA ligase, translating to MSTHANVLDDLEWRGLVANSTDRDALHEHLGTGSVRYYVGFDPTAPSLHLGNLVQILTARRLQEAGHTPYLLVGGATGLIGDPRDSGERTLNSAETVKEWVERLRAQLERFLDFDGPHAATMVNNHDWTASLSTIDFLRDIGKHFPVNRMLARETVKRRLESGISFTEFSYVLLQSMDYLNLHRDHGITLQFGGSDQWGNLTGGVELVRRADGGHVHAFSTPLITKADGTKYGKSEGGALWLDPEMLSPYAFYQFWLNVEDAKVGELLRVFTFLDHEEIESLEAESAEKPYLRLGQKALAAHVTTLVHGAEETARIEAASAALFGGGDLTALPGTTLGAALREAGAVTAPAGEGRLGIVDLLVASGLAKSKGEARRTVGEGGAYLNNERVTDPDLVPGPEHALDGGWLVLRRGKKNLAGVELV from the coding sequence TTGTCCACGCACGCGAACGTCCTCGACGACCTGGAGTGGCGCGGCCTCGTCGCGAACTCCACGGATCGTGACGCCCTCCACGAGCACCTGGGCACGGGCAGCGTCCGCTACTACGTGGGCTTCGACCCGACCGCCCCCAGCCTGCACCTGGGCAACCTCGTGCAGATCCTCACCGCACGGCGCCTCCAGGAGGCCGGGCACACGCCGTACCTGCTGGTGGGCGGAGCCACCGGGCTCATCGGTGACCCCCGCGACTCGGGGGAGCGCACGCTCAACAGCGCCGAGACCGTGAAGGAGTGGGTGGAGCGGCTCCGGGCGCAGCTCGAGCGGTTCCTCGACTTCGACGGTCCCCACGCCGCGACGATGGTCAACAACCACGACTGGACCGCGTCGCTGTCGACCATCGACTTCCTCCGCGACATCGGCAAGCACTTCCCGGTCAACCGGATGCTCGCCCGTGAGACGGTGAAGCGGCGCCTGGAGTCGGGCATCAGCTTCACGGAGTTCAGCTACGTGCTGCTGCAGTCGATGGACTACCTCAACCTCCACCGCGACCACGGGATCACGCTGCAGTTCGGCGGCTCCGACCAGTGGGGCAACCTGACGGGCGGCGTCGAGCTGGTGCGCCGCGCGGACGGGGGCCACGTCCACGCCTTCTCCACCCCGCTGATCACGAAGGCCGACGGCACCAAGTACGGCAAGTCGGAGGGCGGTGCCCTCTGGCTCGACCCCGAGATGCTGTCGCCCTACGCCTTCTACCAGTTCTGGCTCAACGTGGAGGACGCCAAGGTCGGCGAGCTCCTGCGGGTCTTCACCTTCCTCGACCACGAGGAGATCGAGTCCCTCGAGGCCGAGAGCGCGGAGAAGCCCTACCTCCGGTTGGGGCAGAAGGCGTTGGCCGCGCACGTGACGACGCTCGTGCACGGTGCCGAGGAGACCGCCCGGATCGAGGCGGCCTCCGCCGCCCTCTTCGGCGGCGGCGACCTCACCGCTCTCCCGGGTACGACGCTGGGCGCCGCCCTCCGCGAGGCGGGGGCGGTCACGGCCCCGGCCGGCGAGGGTCGGCTCGGCATCGTCGACCTGCTGGTCGCGTCCGGGTTGGCGAAGAGCAAGGGGGAGGCCCGGCGCACCGTGGGGGAGGGCGGGGCCTACCTCAACAACGAGCGCGTCACCGACCCCGACCTCGTGCCCGGTCCGGAGCACGCCCTCGACGGGGGATGGCTCGTGCTGCGCCGGGGCAAGAAGAACCTGGCCGGCGTGGAGCTGGTCTGA
- a CDS encoding tetratricopeptide repeat protein: MERSVAQAQYDGPELDADITGQELDRNLASQLKGMPEKLATRVARHLVAATRLIESDPETAYQHTLAARARASRLGMVREAVGEAAYAAGHYKEALAELRAAKRMNGATAYLPIMADCHRALGQPEQALKLAQSPSVKGFSAEAKAEMTIVEAGARLDLGQTDAALRTLELSPLNNKTRAAWVVRLRYVYAEALLAAGRPAEALEWFHRTHAFDADEITDAADRAAELEKQLDSAGE; the protein is encoded by the coding sequence GTGGAGCGCTCGGTGGCGCAGGCTCAGTACGACGGGCCGGAGCTCGACGCCGACATCACCGGCCAGGAGCTCGACCGCAACCTGGCCTCGCAGCTGAAGGGCATGCCCGAGAAGCTGGCGACGCGCGTGGCGCGCCACCTGGTGGCGGCCACGCGGCTGATCGAGTCCGACCCGGAGACGGCGTACCAGCACACGCTCGCCGCACGGGCGCGCGCCTCCCGTCTCGGCATGGTGCGCGAGGCGGTCGGTGAGGCGGCGTACGCGGCCGGTCACTACAAGGAGGCCCTCGCGGAGCTCCGAGCGGCGAAGCGGATGAACGGTGCGACGGCGTACCTGCCGATCATGGCGGACTGCCACCGCGCTCTCGGGCAGCCGGAGCAGGCGCTCAAGCTCGCGCAGAGCCCTTCGGTGAAGGGCTTCTCGGCGGAGGCGAAGGCGGAGATGACGATCGTCGAGGCCGGCGCACGTCTCGACCTCGGCCAGACCGACGCTGCCCTGCGCACGCTCGAGCTCTCCCCGCTCAACAACAAGACGCGCGCGGCGTGGGTGGTGCGGCTGCGGTACGTGTACGCAGAGGCCCTCCTCGCCGCGGGTCGCCCGGCCGAGGCGCTGGAGTGGTTCCACCGCACCCACGCGTTCGACGCCGACGAGATCACCGACGCGGCCGACCGTGCCGCCGAGCTCGAGAAGCAGCTCGACTCCGCAGGAGAGTGA
- a CDS encoding DUF4031 domain-containing protein, with protein sequence MILIDEPQVPWRGRWWSHLASDTSYAELHTFAAALGVPERAFDGDHYDVPAELYDAAVAAGAVEVRSRELVARLSAAGLRRRKSRRGRGDVSR encoded by the coding sequence GTGATCCTCATCGACGAGCCCCAGGTGCCCTGGCGCGGGCGGTGGTGGTCGCACCTGGCCTCCGACACGTCCTACGCCGAGCTGCACACGTTCGCCGCGGCGCTCGGGGTGCCGGAGCGGGCCTTCGACGGGGACCACTACGACGTCCCGGCGGAGCTGTACGACGCCGCCGTCGCCGCCGGCGCCGTCGAGGTGCGCAGCCGCGAGCTGGTCGCCCGGCTGTCGGCCGCGGGGCTGCGTCGGCGCAAGTCGCGACGCGGCCGGGGGGACGTCAGTCGCTGA
- a CDS encoding HD domain-containing protein, whose amino-acid sequence MRVPDLPWPLPHRSDLRDELVAAYGTGRGYHDLRHLTEVLERLDELGWGHDVEVVLAAWFHDAVYDGGADLEERSALLARARLTGEDVDVDEVVRLVRLTADHRPAADDRRGQALVDADLAILAAAPSRYDEYRRAVRTEYAHVPDPDFRTGRRTVLQDLAGRERLFHTALGHDRWDTAARENLAREIAELSD is encoded by the coding sequence GTGCGCGTCCCCGATCTGCCCTGGCCCCTCCCCCACCGCAGCGACCTGCGGGACGAGCTCGTGGCCGCCTACGGCACCGGCCGCGGCTACCACGACCTCCGGCACCTCACCGAGGTGCTCGAGCGTCTCGACGAGCTGGGGTGGGGCCACGACGTGGAGGTCGTGCTCGCGGCCTGGTTCCACGACGCCGTGTACGACGGAGGCGCCGACCTCGAGGAGCGCTCGGCGCTCCTCGCCCGCGCCCGTCTCACGGGGGAGGACGTCGACGTCGACGAGGTGGTCCGGCTCGTGCGCCTGACGGCCGACCACCGCCCCGCCGCGGACGACCGGCGGGGCCAGGCACTGGTCGACGCCGACCTCGCGATCCTCGCCGCTGCGCCGTCACGCTACGACGAGTACCGCCGCGCCGTCCGCACCGAGTACGCCCACGTCCCCGATCCGGACTTCCGGACCGGCCGACGCACCGTGCTGCAGGACCTCGCCGGACGCGAGCGCCTCTTCCACACCGCGCTGGGGCACGACCGGTGGGACACCGCCGCGCGGGAGAACCTCGCCCGCGAGATCGCCGAGCTCAGCGACTGA
- a CDS encoding alpha/beta fold hydrolase, which translates to MVHSPLVHTRRGSGETVVLIHGIGHRRQAWGPVFDRLSERYDVIAVDLAGFGESEPIPRGVPYTMDVACQHLAEQFAEWGLDRPHVVGNSLGGAIALELASRHLVSSVTALSPAGFFGRFDRFQALGILSLMRLTSQLPDRALRAAARPALGRRLIGMALYAHPERHDAASTYGDALALKHCSGFAAVAREGVHYAFRGAVGVPTTVAWGTKDRILPYRQSARARQRLPHADHVPLRGAGHVPMADCPDEIVALVDATVGRARKVAAA; encoded by the coding sequence GTGGTGCACTCACCGCTGGTCCACACGCGACGCGGCTCGGGGGAGACCGTGGTGCTGATCCACGGCATCGGTCACCGCCGCCAGGCTTGGGGCCCCGTCTTCGACCGCCTCAGCGAGCGCTACGACGTCATCGCCGTCGACCTCGCCGGCTTCGGGGAGTCCGAGCCGATCCCGCGGGGCGTCCCCTACACGATGGACGTGGCGTGCCAGCACCTCGCCGAGCAGTTCGCCGAGTGGGGCCTCGACCGCCCGCACGTGGTCGGCAACTCCCTCGGCGGCGCCATCGCCCTCGAGCTCGCCTCACGCCACCTGGTCTCGTCGGTCACGGCGCTCAGCCCGGCGGGGTTCTTCGGCCGGTTCGACCGGTTCCAGGCGCTGGGGATCCTCTCCCTCATGCGGCTCACCAGCCAGCTGCCCGATCGTGCCCTGCGGGCGGCCGCGCGTCCGGCGCTGGGACGCCGTCTCATCGGGATGGCGCTCTACGCGCACCCCGAGCGGCACGACGCCGCGTCGACGTACGGCGACGCCCTCGCCCTCAAGCACTGCAGCGGGTTCGCGGCGGTCGCCCGCGAGGGCGTGCACTACGCGTTCCGCGGCGCGGTGGGCGTGCCGACGACCGTCGCCTGGGGCACCAAGGACCGGATCCTCCCCTACCGGCAGTCGGCCCGGGCCCGCCAGCGCCTCCCCCACGCCGACCACGTCCCCCTGCGGGGCGCCGGCCACGTCCCCATGGCCGATTGCCCCGACGAGATCGTCGCCCTCGTGGACGCCACCGTCGGCCGGGCGCGCAAGGTCGCCGCGGCCTGA
- the rlmC gene encoding 23S rRNA (uracil(747)-C(5))-methyltransferase RlmC yields the protein MVGTGVGAVTAGRTLACYHHARGECRSCTWLPRPYEQQLSEKERACRALLAPWPGIRWEPAVEGGLGGFRNKAKLAVGGAPDAPTLGILDPAGQGVDLRDCALHDPRLVAAADPLAELVVRAQVTPYDVVQRRGELKHLLVTVAPDGGLLVRFVLRSEEAVTRIRKHLPWLLARLPEARVVSVNLQPDPKAVLEGPREIVLTDEASLRVQVNDLDLHLLPQSFFQTNTAVAAALYRQVADWVDEVAPGSVWDLYCGVGGFALHVAAPGRRVVGVEVSEAAVESARRSAADHRLSADFVAADAVSWVAETVASAGPVADLVVVNPPRRGIGPRLARLLEKSRAEHVVYSSCNAVTLARDLEAMPSLRPARARLLDMFPHTAHYEAVVLLERASRPR from the coding sequence GTGGTCGGGACGGGCGTCGGAGCGGTGACGGCCGGGCGGACCCTTGCCTGCTACCACCACGCGCGCGGCGAGTGCCGTTCCTGCACGTGGTTGCCGCGGCCCTACGAGCAGCAGCTGTCGGAGAAGGAGCGGGCCTGCCGGGCGCTGCTCGCCCCGTGGCCGGGGATCCGCTGGGAGCCGGCGGTGGAGGGCGGCCTGGGCGGGTTCCGCAACAAGGCCAAGCTCGCGGTGGGCGGCGCGCCGGACGCGCCGACGCTCGGCATCCTCGATCCGGCGGGCCAGGGCGTCGACCTGCGGGACTGCGCGCTCCACGATCCCCGTCTGGTCGCCGCGGCCGACCCGCTCGCGGAGCTCGTGGTCCGGGCACAGGTCACGCCGTACGACGTCGTCCAGCGCCGCGGTGAGCTGAAGCACCTGCTCGTGACGGTCGCTCCGGACGGCGGCCTCCTCGTGCGGTTCGTGCTGCGCTCGGAGGAGGCGGTCACGCGGATCCGCAAGCACCTGCCCTGGCTGCTCGCGCGGTTGCCCGAGGCCCGTGTGGTCTCCGTGAACCTGCAGCCCGACCCGAAGGCCGTGCTCGAGGGGCCGCGCGAGATCGTGCTCACCGACGAGGCGTCGCTGCGGGTGCAGGTCAACGATCTCGACCTGCACCTGTTGCCGCAGAGCTTCTTCCAGACCAACACGGCGGTGGCGGCCGCGCTCTACCGCCAGGTCGCGGACTGGGTCGACGAGGTCGCCCCGGGGTCGGTGTGGGACCTCTACTGCGGGGTGGGTGGCTTCGCGCTCCACGTGGCTGCGCCCGGGCGTCGGGTGGTCGGCGTCGAGGTGAGCGAGGCCGCCGTGGAGAGCGCGCGCCGCAGCGCCGCCGACCACCGCCTCTCCGCCGACTTCGTCGCGGCTGATGCCGTGTCGTGGGTGGCCGAGACCGTGGCGTCCGCGGGGCCGGTGGCCGACCTCGTGGTCGTCAACCCGCCCCGGCGGGGCATCGGTCCGCGGCTGGCGCGTCTGCTGGAGAAGTCACGAGCGGAGCACGTCGTCTACTCGAGCTGCAACGCGGTCACCCTGGCCCGGGACCTCGAGGCCATGCCGTCGCTGCGACCGGCGCGCGCGCGGCTGCTCGACATGTTCCCCCACACGGCCCACTACGAGGCCGTCGTGCTGCTCGAACGAGCGTCCCGCCCGCGCTGA
- a CDS encoding sigma-70 family RNA polymerase sigma factor produces the protein MAPIPLPQQDELITSHVALVGHIVRETMNRVPAHVSRDDLTSAGLTALVQAAQSFDEERGVPFTRYAARRVRGAILDELRSVDWASRSVRRRARDLEETRSRLAATLGRPASADEIASAAGLSVAEIESNDDDIARAQVLSLQGAAGATLEETLVSGTATPEEALEHTEQLQYLVAAVAELPHRQRVVVEGYFFAERPMAEIAVELGVSESRISQIRAEALVQLRDAMNHALAPELVQPAARPGGCAARRRDQYVAAVMARHESTTGRGDDRRVLAFPPVASAPRRAVAASAGLAG, from the coding sequence ATGGCTCCGATCCCCCTCCCTCAGCAGGACGAGCTGATCACCTCCCACGTGGCGCTGGTCGGACACATCGTCCGCGAGACGATGAACCGCGTCCCCGCCCACGTCAGCCGCGACGACCTGACCTCGGCCGGCCTCACCGCCCTCGTCCAGGCCGCCCAGTCGTTCGACGAGGAGCGCGGCGTGCCCTTCACCCGGTACGCCGCCCGCCGGGTCCGCGGCGCGATCCTCGACGAGCTCCGGAGCGTCGACTGGGCCTCCCGCTCGGTCCGCCGCCGCGCGCGCGACCTCGAGGAGACCCGGAGCCGGCTCGCCGCGACGCTGGGCCGCCCGGCCAGCGCCGACGAGATCGCCTCCGCCGCCGGCCTCTCGGTCGCCGAGATCGAGTCCAACGACGACGACATCGCCCGCGCCCAGGTGCTGTCCCTCCAGGGCGCCGCCGGCGCGACGCTGGAGGAGACGCTGGTCAGCGGGACCGCGACGCCCGAGGAGGCGCTCGAGCACACGGAGCAGCTCCAGTACCTCGTCGCCGCCGTCGCCGAGCTGCCCCACCGCCAGCGCGTCGTCGTCGAGGGCTACTTCTTCGCCGAGCGCCCGATGGCCGAGATCGCCGTCGAGCTGGGGGTCAGCGAGTCCCGGATCTCCCAGATCCGCGCCGAGGCGCTCGTGCAGCTGCGTGATGCCATGAACCACGCCCTCGCGCCCGAGCTCGTGCAGCCCGCCGCCCGGCCTGGCGGCTGCGCCGCTCGGCGCCGGGACCAGTACGTCGCGGCCGTCATGGCCCGGCACGAGTCCACCACGGGCCGGGGCGACGACCGTCGCGTGCTGGCCTTCCCGCCGGTGGCGAGCGCTCCGCGTCGTGCGGTCGCCGCCTCCGCGGGCCTCGCTGGCTGA
- the flgN gene encoding flagellar protein FlgN — translation MTEGVDVEGLSRVLWRERELLDALLYRVELEQLVLMSGSARWLARVSQDVEAVLTTLGETELLRAVVADEIGTAVGLAASPTLRALAERSDEPWATILAEHRDALLALTRTIAERADANRALIAAGHRATRATLLAATTGAAALADLQVQEAAYGSALGTSARVVRTSLGDFLR, via the coding sequence GTGACCGAGGGGGTCGACGTGGAGGGGCTGTCACGCGTCCTGTGGCGGGAGCGCGAGCTGCTCGACGCGCTGCTCTACCGCGTCGAGCTCGAGCAGCTCGTGCTCATGAGCGGCAGCGCACGCTGGCTCGCGCGCGTCTCGCAGGACGTCGAGGCCGTGCTCACGACCCTGGGCGAGACCGAGCTCCTGCGGGCCGTCGTGGCCGACGAGATCGGCACCGCCGTCGGCCTCGCCGCGAGCCCGACCCTGCGGGCGCTCGCGGAGCGCAGCGACGAACCGTGGGCCACCATCCTCGCCGAGCACCGCGACGCTCTCCTGGCCCTGACCCGGACCATCGCCGAGCGCGCCGACGCCAACCGCGCGCTCATCGCCGCCGGTCACCGGGCGACCCGTGCGACCCTGCTGGCGGCGACGACGGGCGCCGCCGCGCTCGCCGACCTGCAGGTGCAGGAGGCGGCCTACGGGTCGGCCCTGGGGACGTCCGCGCGGGTCGTGCGGACGAGCCTGGGCGACTTCCTGCGCTGA